Genomic DNA from Nocardioides aquaticus:
GGAGCGGTGCGAGGTCAACGTCCTGGGCAACTGGGACGACTTCCTGCCCGACCCCGACCGGACCTACGACGACGAGGCACTGGCCTGGTGGCGGGCCCAGCTCGCACCGGGGCAGGGGGAGTGGCTGCGGGCGCAGCCGTTCTGCCACGACCTGCTGCTGAGCGGACGGCGGGTCCGGCTGATGCACGCCTCGGCGCGCAGCGTCCACCGCCGGGTCCGCTACGACCACGACGGCGCGGAGTTCCTCGGCCAGTTCGCCGCCACCGACGCGACGCGGGCGGCGCTCGGCGAGGTCCCCGACCCCGACGTCGTCGTCTACGGCGACAGCCACGACCCGTTCTACGAGACCCAGTTCGGCCGGACCCTGGTCAACGCCGGCAGCGTCGGCAACTGCGTCTACGACCCCACCCCGGTCTACGTCGTGCTCGAGGGCGTCGTCGACGCCGGGGACCCGGCGCCGTTCGGGGTCTCCTTCGTCCGGGTGCCCTACGACGTCGAGGCCGAGCTGGCCCACGCCCGCGCGGTGGGGATGCCGGCGTACGACGGGTGGGCCGCCGAGCTGCGCCACGGCGTCTACCGCGGGGTCGCCCAGGCCTGGCGGGACGGGACCTGGTCCACCGACGACTACCACCACCGCTGACCCTGGCGCCGGGAACCGGGTCGGGCAGGATGCACGGGTGACCGACCTGCCGTACCGCCTGCGCGACGCCCTGCTCGCCGCCGACTTCGACTACGAGACCGTCGCGGACCTGCTCGGCCCGCTCGCGCACGCCGCGCTCGGCCGCAACGAGACCACGCCGGGGCTGATGGCCACCCGGGGCGGGACGCCGGCCGAGACCCTGGTGCGGCTGTTCCTGCTGCAGACCGCCGTGACCACCGACGCCGCGGAGGCCGCGCTGCCGGGCGTGGTCGACCGGCTCGCGGTGGAGGGCGTGCTCGAGCAGTCCGTCGGCGAGGTCGCCGCCCGCCTCGACGTCCGGCCGTACGCCTCCGAGGACGACGCGTTCTGGGTGGTCAGCGACCTCACCCCGGGACTGGACGGGCTGGCCCAGCGGGTCGGCGCCGACCACGTGCTCGGGATCAGCGCCGCCTCCGCCTCGCTGGCCCAGCTGACGCTGCGCGAGGAGGTCGGCAGCGCCCTCGACCTCGGCACCGGCTGCGGGGTCCAGGCGCTGCACCTGGCCCGGCACAGCCGCCGGGTCGTGGCCACCGACGTCAACCGCCGTGCGCTGCGGATCGCCCGCTTCAACGCCGCCCTGAACGACGTCGAGGACACCGTCGAGGTCCGTGACGGGTCCTACTTCGAGCCGGTGGCCGGCGAGCGCTTCGACCTCATCGCCACCAACCCGCCGTTCGTGATCTCCCCTGCCACCGGCGAGCGGCTGGTCTACCGCGACTCCGGGCTGCCCGGCGACCGCGTGGTCGAGG
This window encodes:
- a CDS encoding DUF7059 domain-containing protein, encoding MTDLPYRLRDALLAADFDYETVADLLGPLAHAALGRNETTPGLMATRGGTPAETLVRLFLLQTAVTTDAAEAALPGVVDRLAVEGVLEQSVGEVAARLDVRPYASEDDAFWVVSDLTPGLDGLAQRVGADHVLGISAASASLAQLTLREEVGSALDLGTGCGVQALHLARHSRRVVATDVNRRALRIARFNAALNDVEDTVEVRDGSYFEPVAGERFDLIATNPPFVISPATGERLVYRDSGLPGDRVVEDIVRAAPAHLAPDGWCQVLANWVVTRDQTWDERLGGWLDPGCDALVVQREVLDPAAYVELWLKDEGAHPATNGGDPASAAAYRRRYDTWLSWFDEQGVEGVGFGWVNLHRRPDDAPSAGPGTGGAVHTLLDWPFDLEQPIAPAIASWGRAVRRPVGPDDHLVARADVRQETAGAPGAEDPEAIVLRQQLGFRRARQVDTVEAALVGACDGDLSVGQVLDALAVLTDRAPEDLRSRYLPVVADLVAEGFLT
- a CDS encoding metallophosphoesterase family protein → MSGLERIAVVSDVHGNLGAFEAVLADVGARGISRVLNLGDHVGKGPRGREVVDLARERCEVNVLGNWDDFLPDPDRTYDDEALAWWRAQLAPGQGEWLRAQPFCHDLLLSGRRVRLMHASARSVHRRVRYDHDGAEFLGQFAATDATRAALGEVPDPDVVVYGDSHDPFYETQFGRTLVNAGSVGNCVYDPTPVYVVLEGVVDAGDPAPFGVSFVRVPYDVEAELAHARAVGMPAYDGWAAELRHGVYRGVAQAWRDGTWSTDDYHHR